The window CCCGGTCAGACGACACCTGAATCAGAGGTCGTCGATGTGCCGATAATCCGCTGCTAACGCCCCCGCCAGATCCCGCGCTCGGCCCAAGCGAATCGGCCCGCGTTCGATATCGATCAACAGACCCGGACAATCCAGCGTCGGCAAGCCTGACCAGGCTTTCAAACGCCCGTCCGTGACCACCAGCAAGCGTTGCTGCTCGGCCGGAAAACGCTTGCGCCGCACCGTCAGCCATTGCTGCGCCTGCGCCAGTGCCGCGAGCAACGGCGTTCCGCCCCCCGCGCCCAAAGCATCGAGCCAGACACGCAAACCGCTGGACGCCTTCAAGCCCTGCACCTGCCACTTCGGCGCCGCGCCACTGGCGGTCAGTAACGCCAGCCGCGCACGCTGGCGATAGGCGTCATCAAACAGTTGCGCGAGCAGGCCTTTGGCATCGCGCAGCGCCTGATGGCGGCGCGTCGAGGCAGAAGCATCGACGATCACCAGCCACAACTCATGGGGCGAACGAGTGCGCAGTTGAAACAACAGATCTTCCCGGCTTTGCGGGCGGCCGTTAAGCAGCGTTCCCGGCCAGTTCACCGCGCCACTGCGAGCCGCATGACGTTTGCCCTGGCGTCCGTTATCCAAC of the Pseudomonas sp. Seg1 genome contains:
- a CDS encoding VWA domain-containing protein, with product MDNGRQGKRHAARSGAVNWPGTLLNGRPQSREDLLFQLRTRSPHELWLVIVDASASTRRHQALRDAKGLLAQLFDDAYRQRARLALLTASGAAPKWQVQGLKASSGLRVWLDALGAGGGTPLLAALAQAQQWLTVRRKRFPAEQQRLLVVTDGRLKAWSGLPTLDCPGLLIDIERGPIRLGRARDLAGALAADYRHIDDL